One genomic segment of Agromyces intestinalis includes these proteins:
- a CDS encoding glycoside hydrolase family 13 protein, translating into MTSDWWRTAAIYQIYPRSFADANGDGMGDLAGITSRLGALADLGIDAIWLSPFYTSPQKDAGYDVADYCDIDPLFGTLADFDAMLAEAHARGIRVIVDLVPNHSSDRHEWFQAALAAAPGSAERARYLFRDGRGADGELPPNNWESVFGGRAWTRVTEPDGTPGQWYLHLFDSSQPDFDWQNEQVREEFRRILRFWLDRGVDGFRVDVAHGLIKADGLPDWTPAEGAGSMGGAGGVSDTLGDEASGVALEPEISEEEGDGAPYWAQDGVHEVYRDWRKLLDEYPGERILAAEAWVDPLAKVAKWVRPDEMHQSFNFAYLETPWKAAALRKVIDESLAAFGSVGAPSTWVLSNHDVVRHATRLSVTADNPQGHGLGPRSQGIPEYAPGLRRARAATALMLALPGSAYLYQGEELGLPEVIDLPDDARQDPTWFRTNGERYGRDGCRVPLPWEADAPSYGFGPTDAAWLPQPAQWAELARDQQAGDPTSTLSLYRDALRLRRTHDLGSGTLEWVTDLGLPADVVAFRNAGVLVVANTGTAPVALPAGEVLLASEPLPGTELPADTTAWLRA; encoded by the coding sequence CTCTCGCCGTTCTACACGTCCCCCCAGAAGGACGCCGGCTACGACGTCGCCGACTACTGCGACATCGACCCGCTGTTCGGCACGCTCGCCGACTTCGACGCGATGCTCGCCGAGGCGCACGCCCGAGGCATCCGGGTCATCGTCGACCTCGTACCGAACCACTCCTCCGATCGCCACGAATGGTTCCAGGCCGCGCTCGCCGCCGCGCCCGGCAGCGCCGAACGCGCCCGCTACCTCTTCCGCGACGGCCGCGGCGCCGACGGCGAACTGCCGCCCAACAACTGGGAGTCGGTCTTCGGGGGCCGCGCCTGGACCCGCGTCACCGAGCCTGACGGCACCCCCGGCCAGTGGTACCTGCACCTGTTCGACTCCTCGCAGCCCGATTTCGACTGGCAGAACGAGCAGGTGCGCGAGGAGTTCCGCCGCATCCTGCGCTTCTGGCTCGACCGCGGTGTCGACGGATTCCGCGTCGACGTCGCCCACGGGCTCATCAAGGCCGACGGCCTGCCCGACTGGACCCCGGCCGAGGGCGCCGGCTCGATGGGCGGCGCGGGCGGCGTCTCGGACACGCTCGGCGACGAGGCATCCGGTGTCGCCCTCGAGCCCGAGATCAGCGAAGAAGAAGGCGACGGCGCACCCTACTGGGCGCAAGACGGCGTGCACGAGGTCTACCGCGACTGGCGGAAGTTGCTCGACGAGTACCCCGGCGAACGCATCCTCGCCGCCGAGGCCTGGGTCGACCCGCTCGCGAAGGTCGCGAAGTGGGTACGGCCCGACGAGATGCACCAGTCGTTCAACTTCGCCTACCTCGAGACGCCGTGGAAGGCCGCCGCGCTGCGGAAGGTCATCGACGAGTCGCTCGCCGCGTTCGGCTCGGTTGGCGCACCCTCGACCTGGGTGCTCTCGAACCACGACGTGGTGCGGCACGCGACCCGGCTCTCGGTGACCGCCGACAACCCGCAGGGCCACGGCCTCGGGCCGCGATCGCAGGGAATCCCCGAGTACGCTCCCGGCTTGCGCCGGGCCCGCGCCGCGACCGCGCTCATGCTCGCGCTGCCCGGCTCGGCCTACCTCTACCAGGGCGAAGAGCTCGGCCTGCCCGAGGTCATCGACCTGCCTGACGACGCCCGGCAGGACCCGACGTGGTTCCGCACCAACGGCGAACGCTATGGACGCGACGGATGCCGCGTGCCGCTGCCGTGGGAGGCCGACGCGCCGTCCTACGGCTTCGGCCCGACGGATGCCGCGTGGCTGCCGCAGCCCGCCCAGTGGGCCGAGCTCGCGCGCGACCAGCAGGCCGGCGACCCGACCTCGACGCTCTCGCTGTACCGCGACGCCCTTCGGCTGCGTCGCACGCACGACCTCGGCTCGGGCACGCTGGAGTGGGTGACCGACCTCGGCCTGCCTGCCGACGTCGTGGCGTTCCGCAACGCCGGCGTGCTCGTGGTGGCGAACACGGGCACGGCCCCCGTCGCCCTGCCGGCCGGCGAGGTCCTGCTCGCGTCGGAGCCACTCCCCGGCACCGAGCTCCCGGCCGACACCACCGCCTGGCTCCGCGCGTAG
- a CDS encoding endonuclease domain-containing protein, giving the protein MPLSPNVVAARIRANSGALPYRSLDALGVERRDVARARDAGAIMQVRPRWFAVPDAPLDVVRAVRVGGALTAASELRILGIWTRPDPHATLHVRVPRTASRLRTLDGSGARLDREHPGVCVHYRSVAGEPRAWDPLPLALAEAAACGDRLDAQIALDSALSTRQLDRDGLAELRELLPASKQGIVDLADAGCQSGTETIVRLLLHGRRIRHRTQVWIEGVGRIDQLVGDRLVVEIDGEGFHTGVEFERDRRRDFELVMRGYLVFRLSYDMVMTEWAAVRAGLLALIERGEHRWGARARLHERDARRSVARRHLHEPV; this is encoded by the coding sequence ATGCCGCTGTCACCGAACGTCGTCGCCGCCCGCATCCGTGCGAACAGCGGCGCCCTGCCCTACCGCAGCCTCGACGCGCTCGGCGTCGAACGTCGCGACGTCGCCCGGGCGCGGGACGCCGGTGCCATCATGCAGGTGCGTCCACGGTGGTTCGCGGTGCCGGATGCCCCGCTCGACGTCGTGCGCGCGGTTCGGGTCGGCGGGGCGTTGACCGCCGCGTCGGAACTCCGGATCCTCGGCATCTGGACCCGGCCCGATCCGCACGCCACATTGCATGTCCGCGTGCCCCGCACCGCGAGTCGATTGCGAACCCTCGACGGCAGCGGCGCACGGCTCGACCGCGAGCACCCGGGCGTCTGCGTGCACTACCGATCCGTCGCCGGCGAACCGCGCGCGTGGGACCCGCTCCCGCTCGCGCTCGCGGAAGCTGCCGCGTGCGGCGACCGGCTCGATGCGCAGATCGCCCTGGACTCGGCGCTCTCGACTCGGCAGCTCGACCGTGACGGGCTCGCTGAGCTGCGTGAGCTGCTTCCGGCGTCGAAGCAGGGCATCGTCGACCTCGCCGATGCGGGCTGCCAGTCGGGCACCGAGACGATCGTGCGACTGCTGCTGCACGGGCGCAGAATACGCCATCGCACTCAGGTCTGGATCGAGGGCGTCGGGCGGATCGACCAGCTCGTCGGCGATCGGCTCGTGGTCGAGATCGACGGCGAGGGATTCCACACCGGCGTCGAGTTCGAACGCGATCGGCGGCGCGATTTCGAACTCGTGATGCGCGGATATCTGGTGTTCCGGCTGAGCTACGACATGGTCATGACGGAGTGGGCGGCGGTGCGCGCCGGGCTCCTGGCACTCATCGAGCGCGGCGAGCACCGATGGGGAGCACGGGCTCGGCTGCACGAGCGCGACGCGCGGCGCTCGGTCGCGCGGCGCCACCTGCACGAACCGGTGTGA
- a CDS encoding M23 family metallopeptidase — translation MPSFDTLFGLDGGSRPSAPSPERRRRREPEASDVVREIDLAISAAASTDSPVASGLDALFAEVGRPDAGRPVAGRPEPGRLEAPVRPRRAEASEPEEPNRSERARAARAAAPAPRPAAAAGRRRARAVRAIASMGLAAGLALATSVPAMSLLTPEDVQALALSSTTSGYGRQSLALGDDELATPTIDRDGYQHQSIEEYAAAAGIRPEATFTNNPLGTIQWPFKVGVHIGDRFGYRDCAGCSEDHHGQDFNPGYGAEIQAIADGVVSESTDSGGSLGVVTMIDHVIDGQIITSVYAHMQYGSRRFEIGDTVKVGDVLGNTGSTGMSTGPHLHFEIRIGGIDGEWVDPLDWLYENTN, via the coding sequence ATGCCCTCGTTCGACACCCTGTTCGGGCTCGACGGCGGCTCCCGACCATCCGCACCCTCACCAGAGCGCCGCCGCCGTCGCGAGCCCGAGGCATCCGATGTCGTGCGCGAGATCGATCTCGCGATTTCGGCCGCCGCATCGACCGACTCCCCGGTGGCATCGGGCCTCGACGCGCTGTTCGCCGAGGTGGGTCGCCCCGATGCGGGCCGCCCTGTTGCCGGCCGCCCTGAGCCAGGCCGCCTCGAGGCGCCGGTGCGGCCGCGGCGAGCCGAGGCATCCGAACCTGAAGAGCCCAACCGGTCGGAGCGCGCACGCGCCGCCCGCGCGGCCGCACCCGCGCCGCGCCCTGCCGCGGCCGCCGGCCGACGACGTGCCCGCGCGGTGCGCGCGATCGCCTCGATGGGCCTGGCCGCCGGGCTCGCTCTCGCCACGTCGGTGCCCGCGATGTCGCTGCTGACGCCCGAAGACGTGCAGGCGCTCGCCCTCAGCTCGACCACCTCCGGATACGGGCGCCAGAGCCTGGCGCTCGGCGACGACGAACTGGCCACGCCGACGATCGATCGCGACGGCTACCAGCACCAGTCGATCGAGGAATACGCGGCGGCGGCCGGCATCCGACCCGAGGCGACGTTCACGAACAACCCGCTGGGAACCATCCAGTGGCCGTTCAAGGTGGGCGTGCACATCGGCGACCGCTTCGGGTACCGCGACTGCGCCGGCTGCTCGGAAGACCACCACGGTCAGGACTTCAACCCCGGCTACGGCGCCGAGATCCAGGCGATCGCCGATGGCGTCGTGTCGGAGTCGACCGACTCGGGCGGTTCGCTCGGCGTCGTCACCATGATCGACCACGTCATCGACGGCCAGATCATCACGAGCGTCTACGCGCACATGCAGTACGGGTCGCGGCGGTTCGAGATCGGCGACACCGTGAAGGTCGGCGACGTGCTCGGCAACACCGGCTCGACCGGCATGTCGACCGGCCCGCACCTGCACTTCGAGATTCGCATCGGCGGTATCGACGGCGAGTGGGTCGATCCGCTCGACTGGCTGTACGAGAACACGAACTAG
- a CDS encoding inositol monophosphatase family protein → MTSPGASDRPTPADLLDLARDIAVRAAGFALESRRGGVSVEATKSTPTDIVTAVDRATEAMIRTLILEVRPDDGVLGEEDATREGTTGLNWVVDPIDGTVNFLYGIPAWAISVAVVDGPPDPAEWTALAGIVVNPVTGEAFEASLGGGARLAGESLAVNTGVPLAQALVGTGFGYDSEWRREQARIASGLLPQIRDIRRIGSAALDLCALAAGRLDAFYERGLNPWDHAAGALIAREAGALVGGLGGAPESADLLVAAGPGLFDDLTAALAEIG, encoded by the coding sequence ATGACCAGCCCTGGAGCATCCGATCGCCCCACGCCCGCCGACCTGCTCGATCTGGCGCGCGACATCGCCGTGCGGGCCGCCGGCTTCGCGCTCGAGTCGCGGCGCGGCGGCGTGAGCGTCGAGGCGACGAAGTCGACCCCGACCGACATCGTCACCGCCGTCGACCGGGCGACCGAGGCGATGATCCGCACGCTCATCCTCGAGGTGCGTCCCGACGACGGAGTGCTCGGCGAAGAGGACGCGACGCGCGAGGGCACCACCGGCCTGAACTGGGTCGTCGACCCGATCGACGGCACGGTGAACTTCCTCTACGGAATCCCAGCGTGGGCGATCAGCGTGGCGGTCGTCGACGGGCCGCCCGACCCCGCCGAGTGGACGGCGCTCGCCGGGATCGTCGTCAACCCCGTCACCGGCGAGGCGTTCGAAGCGAGCCTCGGCGGCGGCGCACGGCTCGCGGGCGAGTCGCTCGCGGTGAACACGGGCGTTCCGCTCGCCCAGGCGCTCGTCGGCACCGGGTTCGGGTACGACTCGGAATGGCGCCGCGAACAGGCCCGCATCGCGTCGGGGCTGCTGCCGCAGATCCGAGACATCCGACGCATCGGCTCGGCCGCACTCGACCTGTGCGCGCTCGCGGCGGGTCGGCTCGACGCGTTCTACGAGCGCGGACTCAACCCGTGGGACCACGCGGCGGGGGCGCTCATCGCGCGCGAAGCCGGCGCGCTCGTGGGTGGGCTCGGCGGCGCGCCCGAGAGCGCCGACCTGCTGGTCGCGGCCGGGCCCGGGCTGTTCGACGACCTCACCGCTGCGCTCGCCGAGATCGGCTGA